From the Euphorbia lathyris chromosome 6, ddEupLath1.1, whole genome shotgun sequence genome, one window contains:
- the LOC136232554 gene encoding ribulose-1,5 bisphosphate carboxylase/oxygenase large subunit N-methyltransferase, chloroplastic — protein sequence MTLLHLQKYLPFSSTISQSQMLTSMDVASLHDKCFSPLAVFSRVSISPCKIPTRSLSFPSIRRRNFCYASSSDTLVASSRKDDEKNRTTASGVVSKKEHDEGDLKSWMHNNGLPPCKVLLKERPSYDANLSPIHYIAACEDLQAGDVAFSVPNSLVVTLERVLGNETIAELLTTNKLSELACLALYLMYEKKQGKKSFWYPYIRELDRQRGRGQLAVESPLLWSEAELAYLTGSPTKAEVLERADGIRREYDELDTVWFMAGSLFQQYPYDIPTDAFPFEIFKQAFVAIQSCVVHLQKVSLARRFALVPLGPPLLAYCSNCKAMLSAVDDAVELVVDRPYKAGDPIVVWCGPQPNSRLLINYGFVDEDNPYDRIAVEAALNTEDPQYQDKRMVAQRNGKLSKQKFHVYMGKEKEAITDILPYLRLSYVSDASEMQSVISSQGPVCPVSPCMERAVLDQLADYFKRRLGGYPTSLNEDEAMLADHNLNPKKRVATQLVRLEKKILHASLQATVDFMKQLPDDTVSPCPAPYSPILK from the exons ATGACCCTACTTCACCTTCAAAAATATCTACCTTTCTCTTCCACAATCTCCCAATCCCAAATGTTAACCTCCATGGATGTCGCTTCTTTGCACGACAAATGCTTCTCTCCTCTCGCAGTTTTTTCTAGGGTTTCAATCTCTCCCTGCAAGATCCCTACACGCTCCCTTTCTTTTCCTTCTATTCGCAGGAGGAACTTTTGCTACGCTTCCAGCTCCGACACTTTGGTGGCTAGTTCCCGGAAGGATGATGAGAAGAATCGTACTACTGCTAGTGGAGTTGTCAGCAAGAAAGAACACGATGAGGGGGATTTGAAATCCTGGATGCATAACAATGGATTGCCTCCTTGTAAAGTGCTTCTTAAAGAACGACCTTCGTATGATGCTAACCTTAGCCCCATTCATTACATTGCTGCCTGCGAGGATCTTCAG GCGGGCGATGTTGCATTTTCAGTTCCGAATTCCCTTGTTGTGACGCTAGAGAGAGTGTTAGGAAACGAGACCATTG CTGAACTGTTGACCACAAATAAACTGTCAGAATTGGCATGCCTGGCATTGTATCTTATGTATGAGAAAAAGCAAGGAAAAAAGTCGTTCTGGTATCCATATATAAGGGAGCTTGATCGCCAGCGAGGTAGAGGTCAGCTAGCTGTAGAATCTCCACTTCTGTGGTCAGAAGCTGAATTGGCATACCTGACTGGTAGCCCCACTAAG GCTGAAGTTCTTGAAAGGGCAGATGGAATTAGAAGAGAGTATGATGAGCTGGATACTGTCTGGTTCATGGCTGGTTCTCTGTTTCAG CAATACCCATATGACATACCTACCGATGCCTTTCCCTTTGAGATTTTCAAGCAAGCTTTTGTTGCAATTCAGTCCTGTGTGGTGCACTTGCAG AAAGTCAGTTTGGCTCGGAGATTTGCTTTGGTTCCTCTTGGACCTCCTTTGCTAGCTTACTGCAGCAACTGCAAGGCAATGTTAAGTGCTGTTGATGATGCTGTAGAACTAGTGGTTGATCGCCCATACAAGGCTGGGGATCCAATTGTTGTCTG GTGTGGGCCACAACCTAATTCAAGATTGCTTATAAACTATGGTTTTGTTGATGAAGATAATCCTTATGACCGTATTGCAGTGGAG GCAGCACTCAACACTGAAGATCCTCAATACCAAGACAAGAGAATGGTTGCACAAAGAAATGGCAAACTGTCAAAACAAAAATTTCAT GTATATATGGGAAAGGAAAAGGAAGCTATCACAGATATTCTTCCTTACTTGAGATTGAGCTATGTATCAGATGCTTCTGAGATGCAATCTGTCATTTCTTCTCAAGGCCCAGTTTGTCCA GTTAGTCCATGTATGGAACGAGCTGTGTTGGATCAACTTGCTGATTATTTCAAGAGACGCCTGGGTGGTTATCCTACTAGTTTGAATGAAGATGAAGCAATG TTGGCAGATCATAACTTGAACCCTAAGAAACGAGTTGCTACTCAGCTGGTTAGATTAGAAAAGAAAATTCTTCATGCATCTCTTCAGGCGACAGTTGATTTCATGAAGCAGTTACCTGATGATACTGTCTCCCCATGCCCAGCTCCTTATTCCCCTATATTGAAATGA